One Deinococcus sp. LM3 genomic region harbors:
- a CDS encoding FecR family protein yields the protein MKVTAPAAVLKLHSNLRVAPLTALLLLGSASSSLAAGTAAGGPLLLSGAQGSVEVLGTTNTWAPQGTGIDVTTSLRTGTGRAELKSGAGQVVVGSASRLRRYLDEADLLDGRFFLRGPVAVHVQGIHVVMEGAGQIRVDLSGRATRRVAVLQGQARLSLNGKLVTLRAAQQVDLNSGRVTAFREQDPWYASQYRGLGSATVEATRGQVRVDRAGQARVAVVGDALDPGVTLNTAAGAWAEVGFTGGGYLRLNEQSELSVLAVERTERGREVLLKLSRGTAWNVVQKGQGGYRLDTPVVSTAVRGTVFRVDASGTVKVFEGQVALPGESDQAVSAGQQRAEAGGVGTLQLDALDRFNQSLDAERARPLTLDLPRGPRQLQDLTLLARSLPDASVQASVAGRTVPLGGADGVFRLERLEDSLPEGTYAVTVTATRYGQSLTRQLPLVIDRTAPAVTVQGRREGRVLTLTGRVQDASLQPGTDTSNRVTLRATVNGVTYTRTVTTDHPDFHWTLPLATPGTPVTLNARDEAGNERHVEIP from the coding sequence ATGAAGGTGACGGCCCCCGCAGCAGTTCTGAAGCTCCACTCGAACCTCCGGGTCGCTCCCCTGACGGCGCTGCTCCTGCTGGGCAGCGCCTCTTCCAGTCTCGCGGCCGGCACCGCGGCCGGCGGCCCCCTGCTGCTCAGCGGCGCGCAGGGCAGCGTTGAGGTGCTGGGCACCACCAACACCTGGGCGCCTCAGGGCACCGGGATCGACGTGACCACCTCGCTGCGCACCGGCACCGGCCGCGCCGAACTGAAATCCGGGGCCGGGCAGGTCGTGGTGGGCAGCGCCTCGCGGCTGCGCCGCTACCTCGACGAGGCGGACCTGCTCGACGGGCGCTTCTTCCTGCGCGGCCCGGTGGCCGTGCACGTACAGGGCATTCACGTGGTCATGGAGGGCGCCGGGCAGATACGGGTGGACCTGAGCGGCAGGGCCACCCGCCGCGTGGCCGTCTTACAGGGACAGGCGCGCCTGAGCCTCAACGGCAAGCTCGTGACCCTGCGCGCCGCGCAGCAGGTGGACCTGAACAGCGGCCGGGTCACGGCCTTCCGTGAGCAGGACCCCTGGTACGCCTCGCAGTACCGGGGACTGGGGAGCGCCACCGTCGAGGCGACGCGCGGGCAGGTGCGCGTGGACCGCGCCGGACAGGCGCGCGTGGCGGTCGTCGGGGACGCGCTGGACCCCGGCGTGACCCTGAACACCGCCGCCGGCGCGTGGGCCGAGGTGGGCTTCACGGGCGGCGGGTACCTGCGCCTGAACGAACAGAGCGAACTGAGCGTGCTGGCGGTCGAACGTACCGAACGGGGCCGCGAGGTGCTGCTGAAACTCTCGCGCGGCACCGCCTGGAACGTCGTGCAGAAGGGGCAGGGCGGCTACCGCCTGGACACCCCGGTCGTCAGTACCGCCGTGCGCGGCACGGTCTTCCGGGTGGATGCCAGCGGCACCGTGAAGGTCTTCGAGGGTCAGGTGGCCCTGCCCGGCGAGAGCGATCAGGCGGTCAGTGCCGGGCAGCAACGTGCCGAGGCGGGCGGGGTGGGCACCTTGCAACTCGACGCCCTGGACCGTTTCAACCAGTCGCTGGACGCCGAACGCGCCCGGCCCCTCACGTTGGACCTGCCGCGCGGCCCGCGGCAACTGCAGGACCTGACCCTGCTGGCCCGCAGCCTGCCCGACGCGTCCGTGCAGGCCAGCGTCGCCGGACGCACCGTGCCCCTGGGCGGCGCGGACGGCGTGTTCCGCCTGGAACGCCTGGAGGACAGCCTGCCGGAAGGCACGTACGCCGTGACCGTCACCGCCACCCGCTACGGCCAGAGCCTGACGCGCCAGCTGCCGCTGGTCATCGACCGGACCGCGCCGGCCGTGACCGTGCAGGGCCGCCGCGAGGGCCGCGTCCTGACCCTGACCGGCCGCGTGCAGGACGCCAGCCTGCAGCCCGGCACCGACACCAGCAACCGCGTGACCCTGCGCGCGACCGTGAACGGCGTGACATACACCCGCACCGTCACCACCGACCACCCCGACTTCCACTGGACCCTGCCGCTGGCCACGCCCGGCACTCCCGTCACCCTGAACGCCAGGGACGAGGCAGGCAACGAACGCCATGTTGAGATCCCCTGA